In Narcine bancroftii isolate sNarBan1 unplaced genomic scaffold, sNarBan1.hap1 Scaffold_248, whole genome shotgun sequence, a single window of DNA contains:
- the gjz1 gene encoding gap junction beta-5 protein isoform X2, giving the protein MAASLAGLVRLASVLLSTLSSHKGMGLWYGLLGLRFVGLLMAGRPWSQDESDFVCNATLSPYCSAACFEAHFAFPMDAAWDFSYLLALLPVACLYFLSPASPEAPSPDNQALGLVRGHPGDIVSQEAVQPTIQASGPRRRPWLAVACGLSLAVVEVTFLTVVFRLQLPQIRPRICLASRCPSLPVVNCLVRNMAQKVTSLAILGLVSSINLMAALVFVGVACLSG; this is encoded by the coding sequence ATGGCTGCTTCTCTCGCCGGTCTAGTGCGTCTGGCCTCCGtgcttctctccaccctctccagccACAAAGGGATGGGCCTCTGGTACGGCCTGCTGGGCCTGCGCTTTGTGGGCCTCCTGATGGCTGGCCGACCCTGGTCGCAGGATGAAAGTGACTTCGTGTGCAACGCCACCCTCTCGCCGTACTGCTCAGCTGCCTGCTTCGAGGCCCACTTTGCCTTCCCAATGGATGCGGCCTGGGATTTCAGCTACCTCCTAGCCCTGCTGCCTGtggcctgcctctatttcctctctCCGGCCTCCCCGGAGGCCCCATCACCTGACAACCAGGCCTTGGGCTTAGTCCGCGGGCATCCTGGTGACATTGTTTCCCAGGAGGCTGTGCAGCCTACCATTCAGGCCTCAGGCCCTCGCCGCAGGCCTTGGCTGGCTGTGGCTTGTGGCCTGTCACTGGCTGTGGTGGAGGTGACCTTCCTCACGGTGGTGTTCCGCCTGCAGCTACCACAGATCAGGCCTCGGATTTGCCTGGCTTCCAGGTGCCCCAGCCTGCCTGTCGTCAACTGCCTGGTGCGGAATATGGCCCAGAAGGTGACGTCCCTTGCTATCCTGGGCCTGGTGTCCTCCATCAACCTGATGGCAGCTTTAGTGTTTGTCGGAGTGGCCTGTCTGTCTGGGTGA
- the gjz1 gene encoding gap junction beta-5 protein isoform X1, whose amino-acid sequence MMAASLAGLVRLASVLLSTLSSHKGMGLWYGLLGLRFVGLLMAGRPWSQDESDFVCNATLSPYCSAACFEAHFAFPMDAAWDFSYLLALLPVACLYFLSPASPEAPSPDNQALGLVRGHPGDIVSQEAVQPTIQASGPRRRPWLAVACGLSLAVVEVTFLTVVFRLQLPQIRPRICLASRCPSLPVVNCLVRNMAQKVTSLAILGLVSSINLMAALVFVGVACLSG is encoded by the exons ATG ATGGCTGCTTCTCTCGCCGGTCTAGTGCGTCTGGCCTCCGtgcttctctccaccctctccagccACAAAGGGATGGGCCTCTGGTACGGCCTGCTGGGCCTGCGCTTTGTGGGCCTCCTGATGGCTGGCCGACCCTGGTCGCAGGATGAAAGTGACTTCGTGTGCAACGCCACCCTCTCGCCGTACTGCTCAGCTGCCTGCTTCGAGGCCCACTTTGCCTTCCCAATGGATGCGGCCTGGGATTTCAGCTACCTCCTAGCCCTGCTGCCTGtggcctgcctctatttcctctctCCGGCCTCCCCGGAGGCCCCATCACCTGACAACCAGGCCTTGGGCTTAGTCCGCGGGCATCCTGGTGACATTGTTTCCCAGGAGGCTGTGCAGCCTACCATTCAGGCCTCAGGCCCTCGCCGCAGGCCTTGGCTGGCTGTGGCTTGTGGCCTGTCACTGGCTGTGGTGGAGGTGACCTTCCTCACGGTGGTGTTCCGCCTGCAGCTACCACAGATCAGGCCTCGGATTTGCCTGGCTTCCAGGTGCCCCAGCCTGCCTGTCGTCAACTGCCTGGTGCGGAATATGGCCCAGAAGGTGACGTCCCTTGCTATCCTGGGCCTGGTGTCCTCCATCAACCTGATGGCAGCTTTAGTGTTTGTCGGAGTGGCCTGTCTGTCTGGGTGA